AACAGCGCGATCATGATCGTGTAGGCCAGCGGGTGAAACATCTTCCCCTCCATCCCTTCCAGGGATAGAATGGGTAGAAACACGATAATGATGATGAGAATGCCGAAGATCACCGGCTGGCCGACTTCCTTCACGGCTTGGATGACGAGCGCCCTCCGGTCCAGATGGTCACCCTTGTGCTCCGACATGAGACGATAGACATTCTCGACGACCACGACCGACCCGTCCACCATCATCCCGATCGCGATGACCAGCCCGCCCAGCGACATCAAATTGGCGGTCAATCCCACCTGACCCATCACGATGAAGGTGACCAGCGGCGTGACGATCAAGGTCGCGGTGACGATCAGGGCGCTGCGCACATTCCCCAGGAACAGAAAGAGGATCACGACGACCAGGACGATGCCTTCCAACAGGGCCTTGTAGACCGTCTTTAGCGCGGCGGTGATCAACTCGATGCGGTCGTAAAACGGCACGATGCGCAGCCCGTTGGGGAGGAGATTCGCCTTGTGAATGGCGTCCACCTTCGCCTTGACGTCCTGCACCACTTCACGGGCGTTGCCGCCCCTCAGCATCAGCACGATGCCCGTCACCACTTCCCGGTCCCCGTTGAGAACGGCGGCGCCGTGCCGGACCGCATGGCCGACACGGACCTGCGCCACATCCCGCACGTACACCGGGGTCCCGCGGACCTCCTTGACGACGATGTTCTCGATGTCCGCAAGGGCCTTGATCAGCCCGACTCCCCGGACGATGTATTTTTCCGCATCCTTTTCGAGGATGTTCCCTCCGGCGTTTGCGTTGTTCTTGGCGACGGCATCGAACACGTCATGCAGCGCCAAGTCGTATTTTCGCAACAGGCCCGGCTCCACCATGACCTGATACTGTTTGACGAACCCGCCCAGCGAATTGACTTCCACGACGTCGCGCGTGCCTTTCAAAAGCGGCCGGACCACCCAATCCTGGAGCGTTCGCCGCTCCATGAGCTCCTGCTCGGTGAGCACGTAGCCTTCGTCGTTGTCCCTCGGGCCTTCCAGGTAGTACTGAAACACCTCCCCAAGCCCGGTGCTGTTGGGCACGATTTGCGAGACGGACCCGGGGGGCAACAGTTCCTGCACTTCGAGGATTCGTTCGAGGACGACCTGCCTGGCCAGATAGATATCAACGCGGTCTTCGAAGATGACATCGATCAGCGAGACGCCGACCTTGGAGAGGGAGCGGATTTCGACCAGACCCGGCGCCCCCGTCAACTGAAGTTCGAGCGGAAACGTCACGAACCGCTCGATCTCCGCCGGCGACAGCCCCGGCGCTTTGGTCACGACCTGCACCCAAACATTGGTCACGTCGGGAAAGGCGTCGATGGCGATGGTGCGGAATGCGTACAGTCCGCCGGCCGTGAGCACGCAGGCCAGGGTGACGACCAGAACCCGCTGACGAAGCGAGAGATCTAACAGGGAGGCGAGCATCTCGTTAGATCTGTTCTCCGAGCAGTTCCGACTTAAGAACAAATGCGCCCTTGGTCACCACCGCTTCGCCTTCCAGGAGCCCGTCCAGGACCTTGACCATCTGCCCGTCGGATTCGCCCAACTTGACCTCTCGCAGCTCGAAGGTGTGGGGATCGCGCTGCACAAACAGGAATTTTCGTTCCCGGTCCCGCTGAATCGCGCTTTCCGGCACGGCCAGGACGTCCTTCTCCGGCGCAGAATAGACCCGGATCGTCGCATACATTTCCGGCTTGAGCTTCCGCTCGGGGTTGGGCAGCTCCAGGCGGAGGTTCATCGTGCGGGTCTTGGCGTCGAGCACGTCCCCGACATAGGTGACTTTCCCGTGAAAGACCTCATCCGGATAGGCATTGACCAGCACCTCGACCAACTGGCTCGGGCCGGAAGAGCCGCTGGGTTTGATGAATGGAATATCTTTCTCCGGAATGTTGGCCAACACCCACACGTCCGACAGGTCGGCCACGGTAAAGAGTTTCTCGGTGACCTCGACCACCTCCCCCTTCGTGAGGTTGCGCGCGATCACCCGTGAATCAAATGGCGCCGTGATCGGCACATACGATCGGATCTTCTGCTCACGGTCGAGGTGCTGGATTTCCTCCTCGGTCATGCCGAGCAGCCGCAGCCGATCCTGCGCCTCGCGCTCTTCCGCACGCAGGCTGATCATCTCCCCTTCGCGGCGCTGGGCTTCGGCCAAGCCGATCACTTTTTCTTCAAGCAGGGTCCGCGCGCGCTGATAGGAACGTTCGGCCACGTACAGTTTGGCTTTCGCCTTGAGATAGGACGACTGCGCCATGCCGAGCTCCGCGCTGTAGAGAATGGCAAGCAGGGCCCCGGACTTCACCTCCTGCCCCAGATCGACGTACACGTCCACCACACGCCCGCGCACGAGCGTGGTGATGTTGGCCAAGGCATGCTCGTTCGGCACCACCGTGCCGGGGAAGCTCCGCACCGTGCGGAACTCGGATCGCACGACCGGTTCCACCTGGATGCCGGCGCTCTGCATCTCTTCGTCGGTGACGCGAATGACGCCCGGCTGCGCCTTCTTGTCCTCCACCGCCGCGCCGGTGGCCTGATTCGGTCCCTTTGCGTCGCAGCCAGCCAACAGCAGCAGCCCGGAAACCACCGCGGCCCGCAGACTCCACGTTCGCGCGATCTGATCCATGTTGGTCATAGGTGCTCCGTTCGCGCTTAGAGCGGCCCGCCGATCGACCGTTCCAAGCGCGTCAGCGAAATGGACAGATCGTACCGGGCCTGCGTGTAATCGAAGAGAATCTGCCGCTGGACCCGCTGCGCATCCAGCACTTCGAGCAGGCTCGCCGCGCCCTGCCGGAAGCTGAACTGCGCGATGCGCAACGCTTCTTCCGCCTGTTTCAGCAATCCCTCTTCGAAGACGCGAATCAGCTCGGCCGTCGTCTGCACGTCCTGATAATGCAGATTCACCGCCCGAAGCAGCTCATTGCGCATCCGGAGCAGTTCGGCCTCCTGCTGGCGCCGGACGCCGAGCGCGCTGGCGATCTCGCCCTTGCGCTGATACCAGATCGGCACCGGCACGCTGAGGTTCGCGGTCACCGCCTCCCGCCCGATTTCTCGCCAATAGCCTCCGCCGACGGTCACGTTGGGAACCCGAGCCTGCCGCTCGAAGTCAACGGTGTAGTCGGCCCGCTCCACGAGCCTGGCCAACCGATTGAGCGAGGGATGGTTCTTCAACATGTTCGCCACCAGGTCCTCGAGGTGGAGTTCGCTCGGGATCGGCCGAAAGTCCCCCTTGATGGTATACACCCGCCCCAGCGCACCGACAGTCAGAGTGTCCAACGCCACCCTGGTGGCGCGGACGGTATTGCGAGCCCGCGTGACCACCTGGTTGGCCTTTAAGACTTCCACCTGCGCCTTGATGGCTTCAAACTGCGGCGCCTCGCCGAGCCGCACCCTCGTATTGACGATCCGCTTGACGTCCTCCACGATGGCCAGGTTCTGCTGAGCGAGCTCGGCCTGTCGCTGGGCGAACAACAACTCGTCGAAGGCGATCCTCACCTCGGCCATGAGGTTCAACTGCTTCTCCGAAAATCCGGCGCCGGCCCCGGCAAAGCCCGCGTCTGCGGCCCGCTGCCGCGCGGCGCGCTTGGCCGGCCACTCCAATGGCTGTCCGACGGTCACGGCATATTCGGTCAGCTCCACCCCCAGGCTGGGGTCTCGGATGGCGCCCCGTCCGCTTTGCCCGTACAGGGTCGGATTCGGATAGGCCCCGGCGGCGATCTGCTGCCCTTGCGATTGATCGATGAGCCCTTGCGCCTCGGTCATGACGGGATTCCGTTCCAGCGCCAGTTGGATGACCGTATCGAGTTCATAGGAAGGGATGTCGCCCTCCTTGGCCTGGAGCGACGTCCCGATCATGAGTTGAGCCCCCAAACACAATGCAAGCGCGAGTCTGCTGTGACGAGCCATGTGTCTTCTCCTCTGCGAGAACCGGATCCCTACCGGACATCGCGTCATCCCGGTCCTCCGGAATCGTTGGGTTTCTCCATTACCCGAATCGTCGCCGTCGGGCTGATCTGTCCTCTGACATCGTCGGCATCCATCCACACGTTGAAACGCAGGGTGCGGGCGCGCGACAAACAGAGGCTCACATAATCCCGCGGCTTGATCGTGACGAACTCGCGCGGCAGCCCCAGCCAGGAGAACCCCTTCCCGCACCCGGGCGAGGTCCAGTCTTCGTTGCCGAGCAGGCCGATCCGCACCGGTTCCGGCCGAAGATTCTGCCACCGCACTTCGTCTCCGACCGTCGCGTAGAGCACCAAGGGTTCGACCGTCTCCCGAATCTGGATATACCGCACAGGCCGTTCAGGTTCAGGCGACCGGCCGGCCGCGCAGCCCCACAGGCTCAGCGCGACCGATCCCGCCGCTATGATTGTTCTGAATCTCATCAGACATTCCCCATGCATCACCGTTGACGTTCGATCGGCATCTCCGTGGCCAGAAGATGGCGGTTGCAAGATACGCCGGCCTCGGAGGCAGGCGGCTCCTCACGATCGACGCCCGCCGCCCATTAACGGCAGCCCCGCGTCGTCCCGCCAGCTGGTCGATTAGCTGAGCTGTAACGGAGAAGGTGGACGGAACAGGGAATGGTCGAGCAGCAGGAGGGGAATTGTCCCCATGTCCTGGACACGCAAGCGCGCCATGGGACCCGCATCCACGACGTCGCGGGGAGAGCCCAACACATCCTCGAACAACGATTCCGATGAATCGTAATCCGGCTCCAAGTCCCAAAACGCGATCGGCATCCCGAGGGTCTGTGCGGCGGCGCCCAGACAGAGGATCCCGATGCAAAACAACGCCGTGGCGGCGAGCAGGCTCCGAGATCGGTAGTGATGCTGTAACAGGGAGATCATGCGATTCGGGCCTCATAGTACGTGCTCCGCGGGAGAACTGTCAATTTCCCGAGCCGAACTGCGCCGTCCGCACTGTTTCTCCCCTCAATGCCGCCGTCTCCGATGAGCAAACACGGTGCCAACCGAGTACCGCAGCGCCAATCAACCGTCACGTTTCAATGGACTGCAAGGATGGCTCACAGCGCGCCGCCGCACAGACCGGCCCGGAAAGACCTTCTGCCGATGGAGAGGGCTCCTTCGATCGAACAGGGCCGAAACCGTGAATCATAACGGTGCGCCACGATCATTCACGGGATGCGAGGCCGGCGGCACCGAACGGACCAGCCTCGGCCCTATCCGCTCTTGAGAAAGAGCGCCGACAGGGCCGGCAAGGTCAAGGTCAGCGAATGGGAGCGGCCGTGCAGCGGGACCGGCACCGCGTCCACGGCCCCCTGGTTGCCCCAGCCCGATCCGCCGTAGATCCGCGCATCGCTGTTCAGGATCTCCCGCCACCGGCCTCCGCGCGGCACGCCGATCCGGTAATTCAACCGCGGCACCGGCGTAAAATTACACACCACGACCACGAGATCGTCCGTGGACTTGCCCTTTCGGAGCAGGCTGATGACGCTCGCCTCCGCATCGTGGCAATCGATCCATTCAAAGCCGGCCGGGTCGAGATCCCGCTCGTGAAGGGCCGGTTCGGCGCCATAGGCGCGATTCAAGTCGGCAACCCATTGCCGCAAGCCCGCATGCGGAGCTTCCTTGAGAAGTTGCCACTCCAACTCCCCGTCATGCGCCCATTCGCTCCATTGCCCAAACTCGCCGCCCATAAACAGGAGCTTTTTGGCCGGCTGGGCGAACATGTAGCCGAACAGGAGCCGCAGGTTGGCGAACTTTTGCCAGTCGTCGCCGGGCATCTTTCCCAGGAGCGACCCTTTCCCATAGACGACTTCGTCATGGGACAGGGGCAGGACGAAATTTTCATGGAACGCGTACAACAGCCGGAAGGTCAGGTTACTGTGATGAAACTTCCGGTAAATCGGGTCCAGTTGCATGTATTCGAGCGTGTCGTGCATCCAGCCCATGTCCCATTTCATGCCGAACCCGAGGCCGCCCATGTAAGTCGGGCGCGACACCATCGGCCAGGCCGTGGATTCCTCGGCGAAGGTCTGCACATCGGGATGGCGCTGATAGATTTCCTCATTCAACCGCCGAAGGAATCCGATCGCATCCAGGTTCTCCCGCCCTCCGTACTGATTCGGAATCCATTCGCCTTCTTTCCGCGAATAGTCCAGGTACAGCATCGACGCGACCGCGTCCACCCGCAGGCCGTCGGCATGGTAAGCCTCCAGCCAGAACAGCGCGCTGCTGATCAGGAAGCTCCGGACCTCGTTCCGGCCGTAGTTGAAGACGAAGGTGTTCCAATCCGGATGGTACCCCTGGTGCGGATGGGCATGTTCGTAGAGGTGCGTGCCGTCGAAGAACCCAAGCCCGTGCTCGTCGGTCGGGAAGTGGGAGGGCACCCAGTCCAGGATCACCCCAATCCCGTGCTGGTGCAGCACGTCGATCAGAAACATCAGGTCCTGCGGCGTGCCGTAAAAGCCGGAGGGCGCAAAGTATCCGGTCGTCTGATACCCCCAGGATCCGAAGAACGGATGGTCCATCAGCGGGAGAAATTCCACATGGGTGAACCCGGCGTCCCGCACATACTCGGCCAAGGGAACCGCCAGCTCCCGATAACCCAGCGACCGGTTGCCTTCCGCGAGGACCCGCCGCCACGATCCCAGATGCACCTCGTAAATCGAGAGCGGAGCCTCCAGCGCGTTATGCTTGCGGCGGCCGGCCATCCACGCGCCGTCTTGCCAGTCATAATTCAAGTCCCAGACGATCGACGCCGTCTTCGGCGGGATTTCATTGAAGAAGGAGAAGGGATCGGTCTTGTCGACCCGATACCCGTTGTGGCGCGAGCGGATATGGTACTTATAGAGCGTGCCTTTCCCGACTCCCGGCACCACGCCGGCCCAGATCCCCGAGCTTCCGGAAGGCTGGAGCATATGACGACTGGCATCCCACCCGTTGAAATCCCCGACCACCGACACGGACTCCGCGTTGGGAGCCCAGACCGAGAAGTGGGTGCCGATGCCTCCGTTCACCTCGATCGGATGCGCGCCCAGCTTGTCGAACAGCCGGAAATGCGTGCCTTCATTGAACAGGTGCAGATCATCCTCGCTGAAGCGGCGGCTCTCCGCGATCGTCATGTCTTGCCCGTAATGCATGGTCATATCTCAGTCCCCTTCCCGTCTCTTATGATGACAGGGAGCAGGCAGGCTCTCCTCCACTCCGGCATGCCCCTCACCGACGCGTCAATTCCAGCGTCTTCAGAATGCCCTTCAACGGAATCCCGACCCAGCCGGGACGGTTGTTAAGCTCATAGGCCAGTTCATAGACCGCCTTCTCCAGGAGATGCGAGACCAGGAGGAGTTTGGCTTCCTCCTGCTCGGCGGGCCAGAGGTCTTGTCGAGCGACGCCGGACACGTAGGCCTTCAAAAACCGGGTACTGGCCCAACCCGACCAACATTCAGCCCAAGCCTCTCTGTCCTCCGGCGGATCCGATTCCGAAGCGCCCGGCAGGGTACGCATCCGATCCAGGCAGGCAAAGGGAACGTAATGCAAGGACCGCAGCAGGCCCGCCACATCGACCATGGCGGGATGTTTGGTCCGCCGTTCGGCCAACGAACGGGCCGGCTCCCCTTCGAAATCGATGATGATGAAGTCTCCATCGGAACATAAGACCTGCCCAAGATGGTAGTCGCCGTGACAGCGGATGCGCCAGGCCGCCGGATCGCGCTCCATCACGTCCCTGAACTGCGCGAGGATCACCGATTCCAGGTTCGCGACGCAGGCCGCTTCTTCTCGAACAGCCGCCGGCAACCGATGACTCTGGGCGCGAAGCAATGCCAAGGCGCGCTCGGTCAGCCTCGCCTGCGACTCGTATCGCATCGTCCAGTACTCGTGTGTCGCGGGCTCCGGCGCGAAATTCACATTGGCGGAGGCCTGGGCCAGCGCGACATGCAGCTCGGCGGTTCTGGCGCCCAACCGTTCCGCGGAGCCCAGATAGGACCCGATCAGTTCGCGGACCAGGTCGGGACAGTCCTCGTCGGACCAGTCCAGAGGCGAGGGACCGGCAAACTGAGCCGGACATCGCGACAGGCCGCGCGCGGCCACCCGGCTGAAAAATTCCTGCGCCGCGCCGAGACTGAACCGCCAGGCGTCTCCTTGGTTTCTGACAAACCGTTGCACGATGGCCAACGTGACCGGCTCCCGGTCGGGACGGCCATACTCCATTGAGCCGAGCAGGGCCGGCGAATGGGGAAACCGCATGGTCGTCAGCACGCGGCCGATTTCCAACTCCGGATTGATCCCTTCGCCAAGTTGGCGGTAGAGCTTGAGCATGCGCTGCCCGCCCACCACGACCGAGCTGTTGCTCTGTTCCGCGGCCATGACGGAGCAGTTCGGCCGCTTTCCCGAGGAGGCCGCGCCGATCCCCCCTCCCCTCTCTGCTCTCCCTTCCATCCTGTCGGGACGGGACCCGGCGATCCAACCTCCATGGGCCGCAATCCGGCCGCTCGATTCGATCAGATCCAGCAGCGCCCAGACAAATCCTTCATCCCACAGCGCATCGTACAGGAAGCCTGATGACGGCACCGGCCCGTCCTCGATCTCCACCGGCACCACCAACGACGGCCCTTTCCCCTGATCCGATCCCGGGAGCCGGTCCGGCGAAAACGACCAGGGAAGCACATAGGTTTTGGCGTCCCCGTCCGTGAACCTGACTTCGATCAAGGTCAGATACGAGAGGGTCGTCCCATGGGCGAAGGGGACAGCCTCTTGGACGGTCGCGGAACGGACTTCCCTCGCCTTGTCGGCAAACCATCGGACCGATGGCAACGCCGACGGCAACACCCGTTCGAGCTCGGCCCGCCCGCCAAGCCCGAATACATCCGACCAATGTTCCTGCACCCGCAGACGTTCCACCGATCTCTCCCCGTTCCGCCCGGGCGAATCTTTATTATAAGTAATAGTCGAAATCCTGCTCCGTCCGGAGGCGCGACCGGACCGCAAAGACCTGAGCCGGCGCCGACTGCGGATCGACCACGACATAGTTTCTCGACCCGGCCCAGAGATAGTAGGCGTTCGTCAACAGATCGTGGACCTGAAACGGCTGATCCGGCTTCAGTCCCAACACGTCCAGGTCGAGGTCGATCCAGCCGGCATGCACATGATGCGGGCTGAGGTTCACGACCACGAGGATGACGTTGGACCGGTCCTCCGTGTGCTTGCTGTAGACGATTAAGTACTCGTTATCGACGCGGTGGAAATGCAGGCTGTCGTCGCATTGCAACGCGGGGTTGCCCCGGCGCGCCCGATTGACGAGGCCGATGAACTCGCGCAGGCTGTCGGGCCGGTCGATCGGCCAGTGACGGATCTCATATTTCTCGGAATCCAGATACTCCTCGCTGCCCGGCCGGATTGCGCGATGCTCGCAGAGCTCATAGGCAGGTCCATAGATGCCGTAGCTCGCGCCCAAGGTCGCCGCCAGCACGAGGCGGGACATGAAGGTCGCCCGTCCTCCGTGCTGAAGCTGTTCCGTCAGAATGTCCGGGGTATTGGGCCAGAAATTCGGGCGGAAATATTCCCGCACCTCCGTCCTGGTCAGCTCCGTCAGGTACTCGGTCAGCTCGGCCTTGGACGTGCGCCAGGCAAAGTAGGTGTAGGATTGCGTAAAACCCAGCTTGGCCAGCCGGTACATGACCTTCGGCCTCGTGAACGCTTCCGACAGGAACAGCACGTCCGGATGGTCGCGCTTGACCTCGCCGATCAACCATTCCCAGAAACAGAAGGCTTTCGTGTGGGGGTTATCCACCCGAAAAATCCGGACTCCCTGTTCCACCCAATAGACCACGACGCGCTTGAGCTCGGCCCAGAGCGTCTCCCACTGTTCGGTCTCGAAATCGATCGGATAGATGTCCTGGTATTTTTTCGGAGGATTCTCCGCATATTGAATCGTCCCGTCCGGCCGCTTCTTGAACCATTCGGGATGGTCCTTCACGTAGGGATGATCCGGTGAACATTGAAACGCCAGGTCCAGCGCGACTTCCAAGCCGTAGTCCCCCGCCTTGCGTATGAGACGGCGAAAGTCCTCGATCGTCCCCAACTCGGGATGGATGGCCTTGTGCCCACCCTCGTGCGAGCCGATCGCCCAGGGGCTCCCGACCGAATCAGGCCCGCCGTTCGGGTCGTTATTCTTCCCCTTTCTGAACGTCCGCCCGATCGGGTGAATGGGCGGCAGGTACAGGACGTCGAACCCCATGTCGGCGATGTAGGGAAGCCGCGACTCGCAATCCGTGAACGTGCCGTGCCGGCCCGGCTCCGGCGCGCAGGAGCGGGGAAATAGTTCGTACCAGGCGCTGAAGCGGGCCCGTTCGCGATCGACGGTCACCGACAGTTCCTTCCCATAGGTCGTGGCGAACCTCCGGTCGGCATAGATCGCCATCAACCGGCCGATCTCCTCTCCCAACGCGGCTGCGAGCTGCTCCGCCGAAGGCCGTGGCTCCTTCCGCAACTGTTCTGCGACCCGCCGCAGCCGATCCGCGTCGGTGCCCTGCGCGCGGGACGCGCTCTCGTCGAGCAGGCGCGCGCCGACGAGCAGATCGATCGACGACACCTGGTCCGCCGCCACCCGCTTCTTCATGTCGCGCTGCCAGGACCCGAACCGGTCGATCCAGGCTCGAATCGCATAATGGTAGACACCGATCCTATTTAAGGGGAACGAGGCGCGCCAGCGGTCGTTGGTCACGAATTGAAACCTCGTCTCCTGCCATTCCCGGCTACTATCATGCCGGTACAGCAGGACGCCGGAGAGGGCGTCATGCCCGTCGGCAAAGAGATCGGCTTCCACCACCACGGTCTCCCCCACCACCCGCTTGATGGGAAACCGCCCTCCGTCGATCTCCGGCTTCACCCCCTCGATCACCACCCGTTGCCGGCCGTCCTGATCCGGCCGGCTCGCGCGGGTTTCGCCGCCGCCTCCCGGCGGCTGATCCGCCTTCGTCCGGTCATGCGATGGAGCGCGCTGTTTCAGGTCCTTGCTCTGCCGAGCCATCCGGATCTCTCCCCATCCACTCGGAAAATCCTCCGCCCGTTGGGCGGACCGCCGACGGAATCAAATGTGCGACAATTCGTCCACGTCATCGTGTTCAGGCTTACCACCCCAACGGCGCTCGATCGCGCGGCGCGCCACATTTCTCGATCCCAGTCCGACCGCGATGGCCAAGGCCAGCACCACGCCGCCGAACGTGATGGAGAACGCCGCCACCACGATCTCGTTGGCAATGCCCAGTTGCGTCAGCACCATCGCGAACGTGAACAGCAGAATTCCCCAGCGCACCAGGGTCGCCGCGAGCCGCGCCTCATGGATGTGCGCGTTGACCGCGGCGATCAGCACCGCCTCTGAAAAGAAATTCGAGGCCAGGACCCCGACCAGCAGCAGCAGCGCCGCGGCCAGGACGCGCGGCAGGAAACTCATCATCTGGCTGATCAAGGTGGCCGTCGCCGGCAAATCCACCGCATCGACTCCCATGAAGGTGAACAACAGAAAGACCGTCCAAAACAGCAGGCGGCCGGCCACCTGGGACACGGATCGCCTCACGCCGGCCTTCGAGAGGGCCGCGCTCAGGCCGAAGCGCTCGCACAACGCATCGAAGCGAAACGCGGCGAGCACGCGCACCGTCAGCATCTTCACCAGCCAGGCCGCCACGATGCCCAACAAGATGAACGTGAGCAACGCCAACAGCTTCGGGAGCACCAGCATGATTTGAACCATGGTGTCACGAAAGGCGGCGACCATCGTGTCGCGCCAGATGTCACTCATTGCGCCACCTCCATCGTTCAAGCAGGTACGGTTTCAGCCGTTCGAATGTGTCGCCGATCGAGTCCACCGCGGCCTCCACGTCCGACGGCGGGCCGTCCTTGGTCTCCAGGACGAAGGACGCCGTCCGTCCGAGGTAGAGCGGCGTCAGCGACTTCAACAGGTGGTCCCGGTGCAGGACCTGATCGTGATAGGCCAGCGCAAAGTCATAGACGACCTGCACCCAGAGCTCGACCGGAAAGCGGAATTCGTCGGGGTCGAGCATGCCGAGCGGCAGGATCTGATCCAGGGTCTCAGGCGGGAGGATCAAGTCCCAGAGGGGGAGCAGGTCGCGCAGCCCTTGCTTGAACCCTCCCACCATGCGGGCGACCTGAACCGGTTCGCTCGCACCGGCATGTTCGACCTTCCCATACAAGGGAACCTCCGCGGAGTCCTTGACCGCTTCCCACCGCGACTCGTACTCCTCCATGGCATGGAAGATACAGCCCACCGTCTGGGACAGAACGGTCGCCAAATCGGCCGGGCCAAACGGTCCGTCCTGCGCCTTCGTTCCCACATAGGCGTGCCAGACCTGCGCGTCGCCGGTGAGCGCGAGCGTGGTCAGCGTGCCGTCCAACCCGCAGCCCAGGACAGCCCGTTCCCGGTCCAGCCTCGCGAGCACTTCCTTGACGAACGCCCCGGACAAGGCCCGGGCCCCTCCGCTGGGGTACCGCAGCCGCTTCCCATAGAGGGCACGCAACAGCGGAGAGAGGAGATTGTGGGCGAGCGTCCCGTCGTAGCGATGCCGCTGATAGAGCGGGATGACGAAGTCCGCGCCGCGTTCCTGCACCGGCCTCCCCAGCAGATCCATCCACTCGGGCGTGAGTGAACGAAGGTTCCCGTCCAGGATCAGACAGGCCGTCGCCTGTGCCTGCTCCACGATCGCGCAGAGGTCCCTCAGGCCCTGCTCTCCTCCCGGCATGCCGGACTCGGTCGCCAGGGTCGGCAAGGTCGAATAGCCCCCGAGGGAGGCTCCGCCCATGAGATGGACGGGGTACTCGCCGGCCAGGCCCTCGATCATCGACGGCGTCCCGTCCTGCGATCCGCCGTCGCAATTGACGATAAGGCCCGGCGACCCGGGAAAATACTGCCGGAGTCCGGTCACGATTCCCTTCACCAACGGCTCGATCGTGCGGGCATTGTTGAAGGTCTGCACGGCGACGATGACCGCCGCCGTCCGAACCCGCTGGACGACCTCCCCTGGAGGTTCAGGCAGCGCCGCCTGCTCGCTCATGCCCTCTCTCCA
The DNA window shown above is from Nitrospira tepida and carries:
- a CDS encoding mechanosensitive ion channel family protein — translated: MSDIWRDTMVAAFRDTMVQIMLVLPKLLALLTFILLGIVAAWLVKMLTVRVLAAFRFDALCERFGLSAALSKAGVRRSVSQVAGRLLFWTVFLLFTFMGVDAVDLPATATLISQMMSFLPRVLAAALLLLVGVLASNFFSEAVLIAAVNAHIHEARLAATLVRWGILLFTFAMVLTQLGIANEIVVAAFSITFGGVVLALAIAVGLGSRNVARRAIERRWGGKPEHDDVDELSHI